The DNA region GTGCTATAATATTTGCAACTCTTTTGGCAAGAGATCATAAAGTGCTTTTAATCGATATGGATACCCAAGCCTCAGTTACTAGTTATTTTTACGATAATCTAGAAGATCAAAATTTGAATCTTATAGTTCAAAATATTTATGAAGTATTAATTGATAAAATAAATATAAATTCGCCAATTATTAAAATAAATGACAATTTGAGTTTATTGCCGAGTTATTTAAATTTACATTTCTTTCATAATGATAATATTGCTTTTAAAGAATTAAGATTTAAACAAAGTTTGAAGTTATTGCATCACGTATATGATTATATAATAATTGATACAAGTCCTAGTTTAGATATTATTTTAACAAATGCTTTAGTTTGTAGTAACTATATAATAGTTCCAATGACAGCTGAGAGATGGTCATTTGAAAGTTTAGAGATATTAGAATTTTTTTTAAGAAAATTGAAATTTAATATACCTATTTTTGTTTTGGTAACTCGTTTTAAAAAAAATAATACCCGTAAGAATTTATTAGTTATGATAAAAGAAAAGGTTGATTTTTTAGGTATTGTATCTGAAAGAGAAGATTTAAACAAAAGAATTGCACAAAATGATGCATTTGATCTTAACAAAGATTATATAAAAGAATATCAGACCGCTATTTACGAGTTTTTCCGTACTACGGAAAAAAGTAATGTAGGAGGTTAATTGTGAATATCAAAATAACTAAGCGTGTTATTGAAAATGAAAATCAAGATTTAACTAATTTAGATGATAAAAATAAAACAGTAAAATATTATCTTTCTTTGAAAGAAAGATTAGTATTCAATTTTCAAAAGGAAATACTTAATAAAATAGAAAATATGAAAATTTTAAAAGAGATTAAAGATAATGAATATTATAAGTTGGATGGTTATAAAAGTTTTGAAGAATTTACTAAAAATTATAAAATTGCTAAGACCCAGGCTTATGAATATTTAAAAATAGCAAATGCCATGGAGGAAGGTCTGGTTGAAGAGCAAGATATTATTGAAAATGGTATTCATGATGTTATTCTTTCTTTAAGAAATAAAAAAAGAATTAATGCTCGACAATTAAGACAAAATTTAATAAAGCCATTAAAATTTCAACTAAAAAAACAAGAGAGTTATGATTTTTATAAAAAAAATGCAAAATTGACGGCATTCATTTTAGATGAGATTTTTTCAAGTAAAAAAGATTTACTCGAAGAGTTTGTAAAAAAATTTCAAAATTTAAAAGAATAAGTGAGAAAAGTGTTCGTAAATAA from Borrelia parkeri includes:
- a CDS encoding ParA family protein, which translates into the protein MDRKKPKIITIASIKGGVGKSTSAIIFATLLARDHKVLLIDMDTQASVTSYFYDNLEDQNLNLIVQNIYEVLIDKININSPIIKINDNLSLLPSYLNLHFFHNDNIAFKELRFKQSLKLLHHVYDYIIIDTSPSLDIILTNALVCSNYIIVPMTAERWSFESLEILEFFLRKLKFNIPIFVLVTRFKKNNTRKNLLVMIKEKVDFLGIVSEREDLNKRIAQNDAFDLNKDYIKEYQTAIYEFFRTTEKSNVGG
- a CDS encoding chromosome replication/partitioning protein encodes the protein MNIKITKRVIENENQDLTNLDDKNKTVKYYLSLKERLVFNFQKEILNKIENMKILKEIKDNEYYKLDGYKSFEEFTKNYKIAKTQAYEYLKIANAMEEGLVEEQDIIENGIHDVILSLRNKKRINARQLRQNLIKPLKFQLKKQESYDFYKKNAKLTAFILDEIFSSKKDLLEEFVKKFQNLKE